Proteins encoded within one genomic window of Thermococcus celer Vu 13 = JCM 8558:
- the sat gene encoding sulfate adenylyltransferase codes for MVSKPHGGKLVRRLVAERTRERILSEQEEYPRVQIEHGRAIDLENIAHGVYSPLKGFLTSDDFQDVLNHMRLSDDTPWTIPIVLDVKERAFDEGDAVLLYYDDIPVARMHVEEIYTYDKREFATKVFRTDDPAHPGVARVMGMGDYLLGGEIELLNELPNSFARYTLRPVETRVLFKERGWRTIVAFQTRNVPHLGHEYVQKAALTFVDGLFINPVLGRKKKGDYRDEVIIKAYETLFRHYYPRDAAALATVRYEMRYAGPREAIHHAIMRKNFGATHFIVGRDHAGVGDYYGPYDAWDLFEEFPDLGITSMFIREAFYCRKCGGMVNAKICPHGEEFHVHISGTKLRKMIMTGEKPPEYMMRPEVFEVVRSFENPFVG; via the coding sequence ATGGTCTCAAAGCCCCACGGCGGCAAACTCGTCAGGAGGCTCGTGGCCGAGAGGACGCGCGAGAGGATCCTGAGCGAGCAGGAGGAGTACCCCCGCGTCCAGATCGAGCACGGCCGGGCCATAGACCTCGAGAACATCGCGCACGGCGTTTACTCCCCCCTCAAGGGCTTCTTGACGAGCGATGACTTTCAGGATGTACTCAACCACATGCGCCTCAGCGACGACACGCCCTGGACGATCCCGATAGTCCTCGACGTAAAGGAGAGGGCATTCGACGAGGGCGACGCGGTGCTCCTCTATTACGACGATATCCCCGTGGCCAGGATGCACGTTGAGGAGATATACACCTACGACAAGAGGGAATTCGCGACCAAGGTCTTCAGGACCGACGACCCGGCCCACCCGGGAGTCGCCCGCGTTATGGGCATGGGGGACTATCTCCTCGGCGGCGAGATAGAGCTCCTCAATGAGCTCCCGAACTCTTTCGCCAGGTACACCCTCAGGCCGGTCGAGACGAGGGTTCTTTTCAAGGAACGTGGCTGGAGGACCATCGTTGCTTTCCAGACGAGGAACGTGCCCCACCTCGGCCACGAGTACGTCCAGAAGGCGGCGCTAACCTTCGTCGACGGGCTCTTCATCAACCCCGTCCTCGGAAGGAAGAAGAAGGGGGACTACAGGGACGAGGTCATAATCAAGGCCTACGAAACGCTCTTCAGGCACTACTACCCCAGAGATGCGGCCGCCCTGGCGACCGTCCGCTACGAGATGCGCTACGCCGGTCCGAGGGAGGCGATCCACCACGCCATAATGAGGAAGAACTTCGGTGCGACGCACTTCATAGTGGGGAGGGATCACGCGGGCGTTGGCGACTACTACGGCCCCTACGATGCGTGGGACCTCTTCGAGGAGTTCCCGGACCTCGGGATAACCTCGATGTTCATCCGCGAGGCCTTCTACTGCAGGAAATGCGGCGGCATGGTAAACGCGAAGATATGCCCCCACGGCGAGGAGTTCCACGTCCACATAAGCGGCACCAAACTCAGGAAGATGATAATGACGGGGGAGAAACCCCCGGAGTACATGATGCGCCCGGAGGTCTTCGAGGTCGTGAGGAGCTTCGAGAACCCCTTCGTTGGGTGA
- a CDS encoding flippase, which translates to MDEVNRALQRMARGTGIVFFGGIIGVILGFTSRTLIARYFERSQYGTFNLALTILSVGLVIAMLGLSSGVTRELSRYRKEAPERVTSLISTAFFIVLVSSLTVAVGYVILAPYISLLFHDGLLEYALRVSAPAMPFLALTSLLVAISRGFNRVRENFYYQRILSPLLYLLVVLVVVFGGLDFGTLFTGYVLAQAATFTALLFEMLRLGILRLRLSFSSRLARELVVFSAPLMLTGILEYIMNWTDTLMLGYYLNSDVVGLYNSASPLARFIPVFLGSAGFLFMPIATAFYTEGKLGELNRIYRIITRWIFLPTFPLFTLLVVFPETTITGFFGPKYSAASTALQILAVGFMFHTFLGLNGMSLVAIGEPNANLVGNIFAATFNVILNALLIPSYGINGAAVATSVSYVVANLFRSWWLYLRTKIHPFGRSYLRQLAVAVVIVPILMLLAPADVGLLMALLLVGLSFLVYLVIILLLRTVEPEDVALLRAVGQRLGWNVEPLARVLERFSV; encoded by the coding sequence TTGGATGAGGTCAACCGCGCGCTTCAGAGGATGGCGAGGGGTACGGGCATCGTGTTCTTCGGGGGAATAATAGGGGTTATCCTGGGGTTTACATCCCGGACGCTTATAGCGAGGTATTTTGAAAGGAGCCAGTACGGAACGTTCAACCTGGCATTGACAATTCTGAGCGTGGGTTTGGTTATCGCCATGCTCGGTCTGTCGAGCGGGGTCACCAGGGAACTTTCCCGTTACCGAAAGGAGGCCCCTGAAAGAGTTACTTCCCTAATATCCACGGCGTTCTTCATCGTTCTGGTGAGTTCCCTCACAGTTGCCGTGGGGTACGTTATCCTCGCCCCTTACATCTCCCTGCTGTTCCATGATGGGTTGCTCGAATATGCCCTCAGGGTGAGCGCGCCTGCGATGCCCTTTCTGGCTTTGACTTCGCTCCTGGTTGCGATCTCCAGGGGGTTCAACAGGGTCCGTGAGAACTTCTACTACCAGAGAATACTGTCGCCGCTCTTGTATCTCTTGGTTGTCCTTGTTGTGGTCTTTGGCGGTTTGGATTTTGGTACTCTCTTCACGGGATACGTACTTGCCCAGGCGGCGACCTTCACGGCACTCCTTTTTGAGATGCTCCGGTTGGGTATCCTCCGGCTCAGGCTTTCCTTTAGCTCCCGGCTGGCCAGGGAACTGGTAGTCTTTTCCGCGCCTCTGATGCTCACTGGAATACTGGAGTACATCATGAACTGGACGGACACCCTGATGCTGGGTTATTACCTCAACTCCGATGTCGTTGGTCTCTACAACTCCGCTTCACCTCTGGCCAGGTTTATCCCCGTGTTTTTGGGCTCCGCCGGTTTCCTGTTCATGCCAATAGCCACCGCTTTTTACACCGAGGGTAAATTGGGGGAGCTCAACAGGATATACCGGATAATAACCCGCTGGATTTTCCTGCCAACGTTTCCCCTCTTCACGCTGCTCGTGGTGTTTCCCGAGACCACCATAACCGGGTTCTTCGGTCCGAAATACTCGGCCGCCTCCACTGCCCTTCAGATACTCGCGGTGGGCTTCATGTTCCACACCTTCCTTGGCCTCAACGGGATGAGCTTAGTAGCCATCGGAGAACCAAACGCCAACCTCGTTGGTAACATCTTCGCCGCGACCTTCAACGTGATCCTCAACGCCCTGCTGATACCCAGTTACGGGATCAACGGGGCCGCCGTGGCGACGTCTGTCTCGTACGTAGTGGCGAACCTCTTCCGCTCCTGGTGGCTCTACCTCAGGACTAAGATCCACCCCTTCGGAAGGAGCTACCTCCGCCAGCTTGCCGTTGCCGTTGTGATCGTGCCGATACTGATGCTCTTGGCTCCAGCTGATGTGGGTCTTCTCATGGCCCTTCTACTGGTGGGGCTATCCTTTTTGGTGTACCTGGTAATTATACTACTTCTGAGGACCGTGGAGCCCGAGGACGTTGCTCTGCTGAGGGCGGTTGGTCAGAGGTTGGGATGGAACGTTGAACCCCTTGCGAGGGTTCTGGAGAGGTTTTCCGTCTGA
- a CDS encoding DHH family phosphoesterase has product MNLIVHHWDTDGVTSAALLVKALALEDFTNMTAPIGEFSFDERIWGAVGRAKRLYVLDFNVPGEAEKVEVPTLFIDHHTQPRIRNPLVEQVNPSLGGEYYPSCSLVVSEHFGIWNAWSALGVVGDIGERAFELEKVRTLLEREGISRDEALRLVELVDSNYIAMEREAVEEAVRVLLNNDIKGLLEYEPWVKKAEAIREAIEEATSNPEERNGFAIVRFESPFNVISKVARKLVWEMKYRGAVVVNGNFHGNAQVYFRVSGEEAERTDMAELIERVRALGTNTGGKREVMGCVCEKGKTNDVLSIIEEYLR; this is encoded by the coding sequence GTGAATCTAATCGTCCACCACTGGGACACGGACGGGGTAACCTCTGCGGCGCTCCTCGTGAAAGCGCTCGCCCTGGAGGACTTCACCAACATGACGGCGCCCATAGGGGAGTTCTCCTTTGATGAGCGCATCTGGGGTGCCGTTGGGAGGGCCAAAAGGCTCTACGTACTGGACTTCAACGTCCCGGGTGAGGCGGAGAAGGTTGAGGTGCCGACGCTCTTCATCGACCACCATACCCAGCCGAGGATCCGGAACCCGCTCGTGGAGCAGGTCAATCCGTCGCTCGGAGGCGAATATTACCCCTCCTGTTCCCTCGTCGTCTCGGAGCATTTCGGGATATGGAACGCCTGGAGCGCCCTCGGTGTCGTCGGGGACATCGGGGAGAGGGCTTTCGAGCTGGAAAAAGTCAGGACACTCCTTGAGAGGGAGGGGATTTCGCGGGATGAAGCTTTAAGGCTCGTCGAGCTCGTGGATTCGAACTACATCGCCATGGAGAGGGAAGCCGTGGAGGAGGCCGTGAGGGTTCTCCTCAACAACGATATCAAAGGTCTCCTCGAGTACGAACCGTGGGTGAAAAAAGCGGAGGCGATAAGGGAGGCCATTGAGGAAGCCACCTCAAATCCCGAGGAGAGGAACGGCTTCGCCATCGTCCGCTTCGAGAGTCCCTTCAACGTAATCTCGAAGGTCGCCAGAAAGCTCGTCTGGGAGATGAAGTACAGGGGCGCGGTGGTCGTCAACGGGAACTTCCACGGAAATGCTCAGGTGTACTTCAGGGTCTCGGGCGAGGAGGCGGAAAGGACGGACATGGCCGAGCTCATCGAGCGCGTTAGGGCCCTCGGAACCAACACCGGCGGCAAGAGGGAGGTCATGGGGTGCGTCTGCGAGAAGGGTAAAACCAACGACGTGCTCTCAATCATCGAAGAATACCTGAGGTGA
- a CDS encoding ribbon-helix-helix domain-containing protein — protein sequence MADEKKYTTVSIPKPLYDKIKARIEGTGFTSVSDYVTYVLREVLASLEEEEKEEVFTEEEEEKVKERLRALGYLD from the coding sequence ATGGCCGATGAGAAGAAGTACACGACCGTTTCCATACCGAAGCCCCTCTACGACAAGATCAAGGCCAGAATAGAGGGCACAGGGTTTACTTCGGTTTCGGACTACGTCACATACGTTCTCCGCGAGGTTCTGGCGAGCCTCGAAGAGGAGGAGAAGGAAGAGGTCTTCACAGAGGAGGAGGAAGAGAAGGTCAAGGAGAGGCTCCGCGCCCTCGGTTACCTCGACTGA
- the rfbB gene encoding dTDP-glucose 4,6-dehydratase — MRLLVTGGMGFIGSNFIRYIMEKHPDWEVINLDKLGYGSNLANLKDIEDDERYTFVKGDINDFDLVKRLIKEVDAVVNFAAESHVDRSISNPYAFIESNVLGVYTLLEAIRKYNPEVKAVFVSTDEVYGDIEKGSFTEEDRLMPSSPYSASKAAGDMLVLGHARTYNLNASITRCTNNYGPYQFPEKLIPKTIIRASMGLKVPVYGTGQNVRDWLYVEDHVRAIEKVLLKGEPREIYNISAGEEKTNIEVVRTILRLMDKGEEFIEFVEDRPGHDLRYSLDSWKITRDLKWRPKYTFKEGIRKTVNWYLENEDWWRPLVNDKVLHPTPWKLGW; from the coding sequence ATGCGGCTCCTGGTAACAGGTGGAATGGGATTCATTGGGAGCAACTTCATACGTTACATCATGGAAAAGCATCCCGACTGGGAAGTGATAAACTTAGACAAGCTCGGTTATGGGTCAAACCTGGCAAATCTGAAGGATATTGAGGATGATGAGAGATATACTTTTGTTAAAGGGGATATAAACGATTTTGATCTTGTAAAAAGGCTAATTAAGGAAGTTGACGCCGTTGTGAACTTTGCAGCCGAATCACACGTTGATAGGAGCATCTCGAATCCTTATGCATTCATAGAGAGCAATGTTCTTGGAGTTTACACTCTCTTGGAGGCAATTAGGAAGTACAATCCAGAGGTAAAAGCCGTTTTTGTCTCGACAGACGAGGTCTATGGAGATATAGAGAAAGGCTCCTTTACCGAGGAAGATAGGCTAATGCCATCCTCTCCATATTCGGCAAGCAAGGCTGCGGGTGATATGCTGGTTTTGGGCCATGCGAGGACCTACAATCTGAATGCCTCGATAACGAGGTGCACCAACAATTACGGCCCCTACCAGTTCCCCGAAAAGCTAATCCCGAAGACGATAATAAGGGCCAGCATGGGGCTTAAAGTTCCGGTCTACGGCACCGGCCAGAACGTGAGGGACTGGCTCTACGTTGAGGATCACGTGAGGGCGATCGAGAAGGTCCTGCTGAAGGGTGAACCACGGGAGATCTACAACATCTCCGCCGGAGAGGAAAAGACCAACATTGAAGTCGTCAGGACGATTCTGAGGCTCATGGATAAAGGCGAGGAGTTTATCGAGTTCGTTGAGGACAGGCCCGGCCACGACCTGCGCTATTCCCTTGATTCATGGAAGATAACAAGGGATTTGAAGTGGCGCCCGAAGTACACCTTTAAGGAAGGAATCAGAAAGACCGTTAACTGGTACCTCGAAAACGAGGACTGGTGGAGACCGCTGGTGAACGATAAGGTTCTCCACCCAACGCCCTGGAAGCTGGGGTGGTAA
- the cysC gene encoding adenylyl-sulfate kinase produces the protein MDGLRNIEKGFTIWLTGPSGAGKTTLAVKLARKLREMGYRVEILDGDTIRKTLYPELGFSKEAREMHNRIVIHMARLLSRNGVIAIVSLISPYRAVRERARKEIGDFIEVYVYAPLEVRIQRDPKGLYARAMRGEIKGLTGYDGVYEEPENPEVRVDSSRMTPEEEVEAVIEKARELGYLP, from the coding sequence ATGGACGGGCTCAGGAACATCGAAAAGGGCTTTACGATATGGCTCACCGGGCCGAGCGGTGCGGGAAAGACGACCTTAGCGGTGAAGCTCGCCAGGAAGCTCAGGGAGATGGGTTACCGCGTGGAGATACTCGACGGGGACACGATAAGGAAGACCCTTTACCCGGAGCTTGGCTTCTCGAAGGAAGCGAGGGAGATGCACAACAGGATAGTTATCCACATGGCCAGGCTCCTGAGCAGGAACGGGGTTATAGCGATAGTTTCCCTCATCTCGCCTTATAGAGCGGTCCGCGAACGCGCGAGGAAGGAGATAGGGGACTTCATCGAGGTCTACGTTTATGCCCCCCTCGAAGTGAGGATCCAGCGAGACCCGAAAGGGCTCTACGCCAGAGCAATGAGGGGCGAGATAAAGGGCCTCACGGGTTACGATGGGGTCTACGAGGAGCCGGAGAACCCGGAGGTGAGGGTGGACAGCTCCAGGATGACGCCTGAGGAGGAGGTCGAGGCGGTAATAGAGAAGGCCCGGGAGCTCGGGTACCTGCCGTAA
- a CDS encoding alkaline phosphatase family protein, translating to MEFERKVREGMARTKRVLVIGLDSAPPELMFNRFYDELPNIRRLLERSVHGPMQTGIPAITIPMWMVMVTGKTPGELGLYGFRHRRGNSYTDYWIAHSKKVKEKTLWDHLGERGKRSVIVGVPPTYPPKPIKGHLVSCFITPDASVDYTYPKELKGEIERLVGEYIFDVPFRKEAKDEVKEGLWEMTEKRFEVIRYLIQEKEWDYFHFVEIGLDRVHHAFWRYFDENHHLYPGKGNRYENVIPDYWRLLDREIGKTLELVDLDETAVFIVSDHGIKAMHGNFAVNQWLAEEGLLKVRNPEALHDGRTKRFESLDVDWKETTAWGWGGYYSRVFLNVLGREREGRIPLSRFERVRDEVAEQIKSIRGPNGEGWNTKVFYPEEIYPVARGNKPDVMVYFDNLNWRAAGTVGHPSNYLPENDTGPDDANHSEFGVFSMYLPGFDESRATRLSIYDFAPTMLRLFGIEEPLAEMHGKSIL from the coding sequence ATGGAGTTTGAGAGGAAGGTTAGGGAAGGGATGGCCCGGACGAAAAGGGTCCTCGTCATAGGACTGGATTCGGCCCCTCCGGAGCTGATGTTCAACCGCTTCTACGACGAGCTCCCCAACATTAGAAGGCTCCTCGAGAGATCCGTTCACGGGCCGATGCAGACCGGCATTCCGGCCATAACCATTCCGATGTGGATGGTGATGGTCACCGGTAAGACCCCGGGCGAGCTCGGGCTCTACGGCTTCAGGCACAGGAGGGGGAACTCCTACACTGACTACTGGATAGCCCACAGTAAAAAGGTGAAGGAGAAGACCCTCTGGGACCACCTCGGGGAGAGGGGCAAAAGGTCCGTAATCGTCGGCGTGCCACCGACGTACCCACCCAAGCCCATCAAGGGGCACCTCGTGAGCTGTTTCATAACCCCCGATGCGAGCGTCGACTACACATATCCGAAGGAGCTGAAGGGCGAGATAGAGCGGCTCGTCGGCGAGTACATCTTCGACGTCCCCTTCAGGAAGGAGGCCAAGGACGAGGTGAAGGAAGGCCTCTGGGAGATGACCGAAAAGAGGTTCGAGGTGATTCGCTATCTAATTCAGGAGAAGGAGTGGGACTACTTCCACTTCGTCGAGATCGGCCTCGACAGGGTTCACCACGCCTTCTGGCGCTACTTCGACGAGAACCATCACCTTTACCCAGGGAAGGGGAACAGGTACGAGAACGTCATCCCAGACTACTGGAGGCTTTTGGACAGGGAGATCGGGAAAACCCTGGAGCTTGTGGACCTCGACGAGACGGCGGTCTTCATAGTCTCCGACCACGGGATAAAGGCCATGCACGGCAACTTCGCCGTGAACCAGTGGCTGGCGGAGGAGGGCCTCCTGAAGGTGAGGAACCCCGAGGCGCTGCACGACGGCAGAACGAAGCGCTTCGAGAGCCTCGACGTCGACTGGAAGGAAACAACCGCCTGGGGCTGGGGCGGCTACTACTCGCGCGTCTTCCTCAACGTGCTCGGCAGGGAGAGGGAGGGAAGGATACCGCTCTCCCGGTTCGAGAGGGTGAGGGACGAGGTGGCGGAGCAGATAAAGTCCATACGCGGCCCGAACGGGGAGGGGTGGAACACGAAGGTGTTCTATCCGGAGGAGATCTATCCTGTGGCGAGGGGCAACAAGCCCGACGTGATGGTCTACTTCGACAACCTCAACTGGCGCGCCGCGGGAACGGTCGGGCACCCGAGCAACTACCTGCCGGAGAACGACACGGGGCCGGACGACGCGAACCACTCCGAGTTCGGGGTGTTCTCCATGTACCTCCCCGGCTTCGACGAGAGCAGGGCAACCAGGCTGAGCATCTACGACTTCGCCCCGACGATGCTGAGGCTCTTCGGAATTGAAGAACCCCTCGCGGAAATGCACGGGAAGAGCATCCTCTGA
- a CDS encoding glucose-1-phosphate thymidylyltransferase, with the protein MKALILSGGHGTRLRPLTYSQQKQLIPVANKPVLFYAIEDVIEAGIHDIGIIVGPNAEQVKKTVLSRDWDARIEFIYQGEPKGLAHAILVARDYLGDDDFVMYLGDNILREGIVEHLEHFKEGNFDASILLCEVPNPRQFGVAEISEDGKTIRRLVEKPKVPPSNLALVGIYFFKPVIHEAVKNIRPSWRNELEITDAIQWLIDQGYRVGWTKVRNWWKDTGKPEDLLEANRLILDDIEADVRVQTSARIHGRVVIGEDSVIDEDTVIKGPVVIGKNVRIKNSYIGPYTSIGDNVVIENTEIEDSIVLEGSEIRNAGRIVESLIGRGVRIINSTSHPLGRKLVIGDNSRLIL; encoded by the coding sequence ATGAAGGCCCTTATTCTCTCAGGGGGTCACGGTACGAGGCTCAGGCCTTTAACGTACTCACAACAGAAACAGTTGATCCCGGTTGCGAACAAGCCTGTCCTGTTCTACGCCATCGAAGACGTCATCGAGGCCGGGATCCATGACATCGGAATCATCGTGGGCCCCAACGCCGAGCAGGTGAAGAAAACCGTTTTAAGCAGGGACTGGGACGCCCGCATCGAGTTCATCTATCAGGGCGAGCCCAAGGGACTGGCCCATGCCATCCTGGTGGCTCGAGACTACCTCGGCGACGATGACTTCGTCATGTACCTGGGCGACAACATCCTCAGGGAGGGCATCGTAGAGCACCTGGAGCACTTCAAGGAGGGAAACTTTGACGCGAGCATTCTGCTCTGTGAGGTCCCCAACCCCCGGCAGTTCGGGGTCGCAGAGATTAGTGAGGACGGGAAGACCATACGTCGCTTGGTTGAGAAACCGAAGGTGCCGCCGAGCAACCTGGCCCTGGTCGGGATCTACTTCTTCAAACCCGTCATCCACGAGGCGGTGAAGAACATAAGACCCTCATGGAGGAACGAGCTCGAGATCACCGACGCGATCCAGTGGCTCATAGATCAAGGCTACCGCGTAGGATGGACGAAGGTTCGGAACTGGTGGAAGGACACGGGAAAACCGGAGGACCTGCTGGAGGCAAATAGGCTGATCCTTGACGACATAGAGGCCGATGTAAGGGTGCAGACCAGCGCGCGCATCCACGGGAGGGTCGTCATCGGCGAGGACAGCGTAATAGATGAAGACACGGTCATTAAGGGTCCCGTGGTTATCGGGAAGAACGTCAGGATAAAGAACTCGTACATCGGCCCCTACACCAGCATTGGGGATAACGTTGTGATCGAGAACACCGAGATAGAGGATTCCATAGTGCTGGAGGGAAGCGAGATAAGGAACGCCGGCAGGATCGTCGAAAGCCTAATCGGGAGGGGCGTGAGGATAATAAACAGCACGTCCCACCCATTGGGTAGAAAGCTGGTCATAGGTGATAACTCAAGGCTGATACTGTGA
- a CDS encoding sulfite exporter TauE/SafE family protein translates to MLYATITRVFGLFFHGRRGRIRYDIALRLLVGSIPAVFMGGLILRGLNREALNAYLTLLLGLILVTSAFLSILKGELHVPVRPRWAYVYLLGFIVGLTVQFTSVGAGVVVSFTLMNVARLDPKDVVGVTILYGLALSAMGFLNYAGIGGVDYGLAGALILGTVPGVYLGTHISRISDGENLKRAMNVMILLIGLFTLLGG, encoded by the coding sequence CTGCTCTACGCCACGATTACGAGGGTCTTTGGCCTGTTCTTCCACGGGAGAAGAGGCAGGATAAGGTACGATATAGCCCTTCGCCTCCTGGTGGGAAGCATCCCCGCGGTCTTCATGGGAGGCCTGATACTGCGGGGGCTGAACAGGGAAGCCCTCAACGCCTACCTCACACTCCTGCTCGGCCTCATCCTCGTCACCAGCGCCTTTTTGAGCATCCTCAAAGGAGAGCTACACGTCCCCGTGAGGCCGAGGTGGGCCTACGTTTACCTCCTCGGCTTCATCGTTGGCCTGACAGTCCAGTTCACGTCGGTCGGGGCGGGCGTTGTAGTGAGCTTCACCCTGATGAACGTGGCCAGACTCGATCCAAAGGACGTCGTGGGGGTCACCATACTCTACGGGCTTGCGCTCTCCGCCATGGGTTTTCTGAACTACGCGGGCATCGGCGGGGTTGATTACGGCCTCGCCGGAGCGCTGATCCTTGGGACGGTTCCCGGGGTTTACCTGGGGACCCACATCAGCAGGATCTCCGATGGGGAGAACCTTAAAAGGGCCATGAACGTGATGATACTGCTGATTGGGCTGTTCACCCTGCTGGGAGGTTGA